The following is a genomic window from Synechococcus sp. JA-2-3B'a(2-13).
ACCTGCGCTCGGGGGAAGTGCAGCAGGGGGGCAGCTCCATCAGCCAACAACTGGCCCGCACCGTGCTGCGGGACTACACCGGCTCCGGCAACACCTTCGGGCGCAAGCTGCGGGAGGCCGTCGCTGCCCTGAAGCTGGAACAGCGCTACAGCAAAGACGAAATCCTCGCTCTCTACCTCAACAATGTTTACCTGGGCAACGGCATCTACGGCTTTGAAACTGCTGCCCAGTTCTATTTCGGGATCCCAAGCCGCCAGCTCAGCCTTTCCGAAGCTGCGACCTTGGCGGCCATTTTGCCCGCGCCCAACGCCTTTAACCCCGTCGCCAACTATGATGCCGCCGTTCGAGGCCGGGATCGGGTGTTGGATCGCCTGAGCGAGCTGAAAGTCTTCCCCGAAGAGGAGATTCGGCGGGCCCGGCGCAGTCGCCTCACCCTCAACCCCAATTTGCGCTCCCAAACCATGACAGTTGCTCCCTACTTTTACAGCGCTGTCTTCCAGGAGCTGCGGCAGCTTTTGGGCCAAGACCTCTCGGCAGAGGGCAACTTCATCATCGAAACCACGGTGCATCTGCCCTACCAGCGTTTGGCAGAGCAAGTCCTGGCCCAAACGGTGCGCGAGTCGGGATCCCGCTTGGGCTTCAGCCAAGGCGCTTTGGTCAGTCTCGACAGCCGCAACGGCGAAGTGCTGGCTTTGGTGGGCGGGATCGACTACAACGCCAGCCCCTTCAACCGGGCTACCCAAGCTCAAAGGCAGCCGGGCTCCACCTTCAAAGTGTTCACCTATGCGGCTGCCCTCACCCAGGGGATCCCTCTCTCCCAAGTGTTGTCTTGCGAGCCCCTCACCTGGGGCAACCTCACCTTTCGGGGCTGTCGCTCGGGATCGGCCCCTATGGATTTGGCCCGCGGCCTGATCCTCTCCGAAAACGTGATTGCCCTGCGGTTGGCCCAACAAGTCGGTCTAGAGCAAGTGGTGGCGACGGCCCGGCAAATGGGCATCCAATCGCCGTTGCAACCCTATCCTTCTATGGTGATCGGCACCATGGAGGTGAACTTGCTGGAGTTGACAGCGGCCTTCACTCCTTTTGCCAATCGTGGCCTTTGGTCAAGGCCCCACACCATCCGCCGCATCTTGGATAGCAGCGATTGCGCCAACCCCAACGACTTTCGCACCTGCCGTGAGATTTACCCTGGTCGGGAGGATCCCCGCTCTCAGCGACTTGTCCTGCCAGAAACCGTCGCCCAACAGATGACAACCGTACTGCAAGGGGTGATCAGCTCCGGCACCGGCACTGCTGCCCGGCTCGGCATTGGAGAAGCCGGTAAAACCGGCACCACCACCGCCAACAAGGATCTGCTCTTTATCGGCTACACGCCCAACCCTCCCCTGGTGACCGGCATTTGGCTGGGCAATGATGACTCTAGCCCAACACGAGGAAGCAGCAGCATAGCTGCTCAAACTTGGGGAAATTACACGAGGCAAGTCATTACCAATAGTTTGACGATGGTTCAATAGAGCAACTCCGAGAGCAGCCTTGGCAATTGGCAACCCCAAATCCTGACAACCCGACAGAAAACTCTCCTGCATCCCAAGTGAGAAATGCCTAATAACCAGTTTGGCCGTACCCCTCAATAAACCCACAATCTAGGTTCACCCACTTTCTCAGCGCAGATCTCGGCCAAAGGGCAACAACGACAAAATAATTAACTTCATGTGTTGTTTGGCAAAGGGGATCCCAACAATGGTGATTGCCAGAATCACAGCCCAGAAGAGATGGTTAAGCACCAACGGCCAGCCAAACAGCAACAGCCAGATGACGTTAAAGATCAGCAGCAGCGGGCTGTTGGCATCGGGATACTCCACCACTTCCTTTCCGAAGGGGGCAAGCACTGCAAACCCCAGTTTGATGCTCTGCCAGCCAAAGGGAATGCCGATGATTGTCAGGCAAAGGCTCAGTCCTCTAAGATGTAGCCCAAACCTGTCAGCAAACCCCCGAAGATTAGCCAGATGATGTTGCCAATCAAGCTCATGATTCAGATCCTCCACCGTTGAGACCAAATTGCAGGGTACAAGAGCAGAACTAGCCTTCCTGTTCGACATCCATACTCTAACCAGCTGTTGGCCAAGACTGGGATCCCAAAATCTGCTTCTTTCCTGGGCTCTAGCGTTCTGCGTCACCGAGGGGAGCGGGCTCCATCACCGGAGGCACTGCGGCCCTATTCACCTTGCAGGGCAGAATGCGGTTCAGAAAGCGGAGGATCCCCCAAACCCAACTGACGGTGATCACCCAAAAGATCCACAACCCGCTTGCCCACGGTTGCGGCAAGTCCAAGGCCATCCCCCCAATCATTGGGCCAAGAGCAAACCCCGCCGCCCAGCAGAGGGAGTTGACCGACAGATACACCCCCCGCAAGTGATCCGGCGCCAAATCCGCCACCAAAGCAGAGGCAGAGGGGTTGTAGCTCACCAACGCCAAAGAGAGCACCGCCAGCGCCAAGACTGCCACCGCCGGGGCCGGAGCCCCCAATTCCGCCGCCAGACCGCTAAGCCAAACCAAAAGAAATCCCACCCCCCACATCAGGGCGGATCCCTGCAACCCTTGGATGCGCGTCCGGCGATTCAACCAACGGGCCACCGGCATCTGCAGCAGAGCGATCAAGGCCCCATGCAAGGCAAACAAAATGCCGATTTGCACCTCTGGGATCCCTACCCCATTGCGGAAGTAAAGGGGCATGCTGCTGCTGAGCTGGGCCACATAGGTGGTGAACAGGATATTCGACAGGCCAAACACCAAAAGGGAGCGATCTCTAAGGGCGGTTTTCCAACCTGCCAACACAGGCTCTGCTGCCGGACAAGTCGCCCGAGTTTCCCGGATAAAAAACCAAAGTACTGCCAGAAAGATTAGAAAAGTGACACCGTCGATTACAAACAAGAGCCGATAGGCCCCCGTCAGAGCCACCAGCGTGCTGGCCATAGCCACCCCAAGGCTGAGGCCCAGGTTATCCCCCAGACGGTTGAGAGCGTAGGCTTCGTTGCGCTGCTCACGAGTGGTTAGATCTGCTACAATCGCTTCCGCAGGCGGCCAGTACAACCCCTGCCCCAAGCCTGCAGCCATATTGGCCAGGGCAAAACTCCAGAAGTCATAGGAGAGCGCAAACCCAAACGACCCCAAGGTGGAAATAGCCAGAGAGAGGATCAAAGTGGAACGGCGCCCCCAAGCTCCATCGGCCATCGAGCCGCCCAGGATGCGGCCAAACACCCCGGCAAAAGCCATAATGCCTAGCCCCAGGCCCACTTGGGTGGCGGTCAGCCCCACCTGATTCACAAAAAAGAGACTGGCATAAAACAAGGTAAAGCCGGTTCCAGTTTGGGAAAGCAGCCGACCGATAAAGATCAGCCAAACCTGAAAACTGAGCTTCGGCCACCAAGAAGGGATCCACATGTTGAGTGCAGCAGGATGTTGAGTGCAGCAGGGGAGGGCCTACCTAGCCTACGGGATCCCGATCCTTGAGGCCAGGGCAAGGAGCCTGCTCTGACAAGTAAACTGAAAATTTGTGCAGCCAGGCTTGATGTTCGTTGCCAGAAGGCTCTTCACCCAGCGGGCCAGCAGACAGGGCAACCCATTTCCCCAACTCCAATCGCGTCAGCGGGACGGAGTCCAATATATTCGCTCAACAGCCGCGCCAACTTATAAACTCGATAATCGAGCTGCACTAAGCTACTTTTCATCTGCCCCAAAACACCCAGTCCTCTTCTGAGCCAACTTACAACCTTCAACCTTTCCCAAAACCTGCTGAGCAGGAAGCCAACCCCCATCTTGCTTGCTGCAGCCGAGGCGCAAGTTCCCTTTGCCCACAACAGAGCACCTGTAGCTCAGTCGCAAACCTGGACAAAGCTAGAAGAAGCTGTGCCTTACAGTTCTAGTACCAACAATTTTAACTAACGGGGGTGCGGGGGCAATAGGTCCCATGCTCTAGCCGCAGGGTGAGCACTGGGATACATGGATCCCCGCCATACCCCTGAGCGAAATCTGTAGTAAAGTCTACTTATGCTGGCGGTAACCTACAAGTACTGGGCTTATCCAGATGCCTCCCAACAAACCAGCTCACGGGCGGACGACGGGGATTGACCTGGTTTTGGAGCAATTCCTGACGACTTCAGAGGGC
Proteins encoded in this region:
- a CDS encoding transglycosylase domain-containing protein, which gives rise to MSASEDKKPLLSTVARLFKTLARPFPVGPTALLKPPEPPPPKRPVRLRITCPGEPPQVVALKGSDILGRSQTVATIRIPAPAVSHLHAHIRPRPDWRLPGLGWRIPLPPILYWLGWNAGRYQLEDQDSTNGVFRLKPFGGVERVRRVILRHGQQLSLGPPWDPESIWIQVLDPPPPQVYGVRGCLILIVVLGLGARIWIGHEWSKFSVEPPLSADRNPLIVLAGDQQTELRRHQGDTYRELPNLEAFGPILPKVVVAAEDHRFYSHFGVDLLGIARAFWVNLRSGEVQQGGSSISQQLARTVLRDYTGSGNTFGRKLREAVAALKLEQRYSKDEILALYLNNVYLGNGIYGFETAAQFYFGIPSRQLSLSEAATLAAILPAPNAFNPVANYDAAVRGRDRVLDRLSELKVFPEEEIRRARRSRLTLNPNLRSQTMTVAPYFYSAVFQELRQLLGQDLSAEGNFIIETTVHLPYQRLAEQVLAQTVRESGSRLGFSQGALVSLDSRNGEVLALVGGIDYNASPFNRATQAQRQPGSTFKVFTYAAALTQGIPLSQVLSCEPLTWGNLTFRGCRSGSAPMDLARGLILSENVIALRLAQQVGLEQVVATARQMGIQSPLQPYPSMVIGTMEVNLLELTAAFTPFANRGLWSRPHTIRRILDSSDCANPNDFRTCREIYPGREDPRSQRLVLPETVAQQMTTVLQGVISSGTGTAARLGIGEAGKTGTTTANKDLLFIGYTPNPPLVTGIWLGNDDSSPTRGSSSIAAQTWGNYTRQVITNSLTMVQ
- a CDS encoding YccF domain-containing protein, with translation MLAPFGKEVVEYPDANSPLLLIFNVIWLLLFGWPLVLNHLFWAVILAITIVGIPFAKQHMKLIILSLLPFGRDLR
- a CDS encoding MDR family MFS transporter — protein: MWIPSWWPKLSFQVWLIFIGRLLSQTGTGFTLFYASLFFVNQVGLTATQVGLGLGIMAFAGVFGRILGGSMADGAWGRRSTLILSLAISTLGSFGFALSYDFWSFALANMAAGLGQGLYWPPAEAIVADLTTREQRNEAYALNRLGDNLGLSLGVAMASTLVALTGAYRLLFVIDGVTFLIFLAVLWFFIRETRATCPAAEPVLAGWKTALRDRSLLVFGLSNILFTTYVAQLSSSMPLYFRNGVGIPEVQIGILFALHGALIALLQMPVARWLNRRTRIQGLQGSALMWGVGFLLVWLSGLAAELGAPAPAVAVLALAVLSLALVSYNPSASALVADLAPDHLRGVYLSVNSLCWAAGFALGPMIGGMALDLPQPWASGLWIFWVITVSWVWGILRFLNRILPCKVNRAAVPPVMEPAPLGDAER